The following are from one region of the Anaerolineales bacterium genome:
- a CDS encoding multiheme c-type cytochrome has translation MKKKPIGLPRWIWFIPLGLLLALPLMGFVMHRTTQQGAENANFQTANDCEECHLDIADHWSHSSHAHAFDDDVFQERWAGMGEPGECLVCHTTNYQQTTGDYTAEGVACEACHAGTPENHPPEPVPILADTEYCGVCHTTTLGEWRLTGHADAVVGCMDCHDPHSQKPLFEVSDDLCINCHEEDMGPYLEDLHIQKDIGCVDCHALVIPPEEVPEDGIVPTGHSFTITPATCVACHTDALHAGFSLPGYENGAGGSGAPVEGGEGTSESPEQEETEVAPGVLAERLARELETTRAALASRSMTFWFQGGVVGLALGGTTAWIVANNVRRERKERDDDET, from the coding sequence ATGAAGAAAAAACCGATCGGATTGCCGAGATGGATCTGGTTCATCCCGCTTGGTCTGCTGCTGGCGCTTCCCTTGATGGGTTTCGTCATGCATCGCACGACGCAGCAGGGCGCGGAGAATGCGAATTTCCAGACTGCGAACGATTGTGAGGAATGCCACCTCGATATCGCCGATCACTGGTCGCACAGCTCCCATGCACACGCTTTCGACGACGACGTCTTCCAGGAGCGCTGGGCGGGGATGGGTGAACCGGGTGAGTGCCTGGTCTGCCACACCACGAATTACCAACAGACCACCGGCGATTACACGGCCGAGGGCGTTGCTTGCGAAGCCTGCCACGCCGGTACACCGGAGAATCATCCCCCAGAACCCGTTCCCATACTGGCAGACACGGAATACTGCGGTGTTTGCCACACCACCACGCTCGGGGAGTGGCGTCTGACCGGTCATGCGGATGCGGTTGTAGGGTGTATGGATTGTCACGATCCGCACAGCCAGAAGCCCTTGTTTGAGGTCAGCGATGACCTGTGCATCAATTGTCACGAGGAGGATATGGGTCCGTACCTGGAAGATCTGCACATCCAGAAAGACATCGGTTGTGTGGATTGCCACGCCCTGGTGATCCCGCCGGAGGAAGTTCCCGAGGACGGAATCGTGCCCACCGGCCATAGTTTCACGATCACACCGGCTACTTGCGTCGCCTGCCACACGGATGCGCTGCATGCGGGATTTTCTCTGCCGGGATACGAAAACGGTGCCGGAGGCAGTGGGGCGCCCGTCGAAGGCGGTGAAGGAACATCCGAATCGCCCGAGCAAGAAGAGACGGAAGTCGCGCCGGGTGTGCTTGCGGAGCGGCTCGCGCGCGAACTCGAGACGACGCGCGCCGCGCTGGCCAGCCGCAGCATGACCTTCTGGTTTCAGGGCGGCGTCGTAGGGCTCGCGCTCGGCGGAACCACGGCCTGGATCGTCGCCAACAACGTC
- a CDS encoding LysR family transcriptional regulator encodes MLDVHQINVFLIAAQQMNFSEAARRLHMSQPSVSQHIQALEHHFGMQLFERRGRHLALTEAGQTLLPLARQLVNLSIQIEESIESLHGEIAGHLTIGCCTTAGRYLLPKLLARFREIHPGVQVTCYVTDQHTALEMQNEGKLQLTVVSERAYSKDMEFRKFITDPVILVVPPAHSWAERASIEPQDLPQADFIVREETSGTRRAVAQAFTNVGMNPDDLNVIMTLGTSQAISIAVQEGIGVAFLTRMAADDAVRRGDIVQVQVNGMEISQDVWVGRNVHHPATRAQNAFWEFVNDPENELLINLRRGGEVGQTLCVVADDAEEE; translated from the coding sequence ATGCTGGACGTTCATCAGATCAATGTCTTCTTGATCGCGGCGCAGCAGATGAATTTCTCGGAGGCAGCCCGGCGCTTGCATATGTCGCAGCCCAGTGTAAGCCAACACATTCAGGCATTGGAACATCATTTCGGTATGCAGTTGTTCGAACGGCGCGGGCGGCATCTCGCCCTGACCGAAGCGGGCCAGACGCTCTTGCCTCTGGCGCGGCAGCTGGTCAATTTATCCATCCAGATCGAGGAGTCGATCGAGTCGCTCCACGGGGAGATCGCCGGGCACCTCACCATTGGCTGCTGCACGACGGCCGGCCGCTACCTGCTGCCGAAATTATTGGCCCGTTTCCGTGAAATCCACCCCGGCGTTCAGGTCACCTGCTACGTCACCGACCAGCATACGGCCCTGGAGATGCAGAACGAAGGAAAACTGCAGCTGACCGTCGTAAGTGAGCGGGCATATTCCAAGGACATGGAATTCCGCAAGTTCATCACCGATCCGGTGATCCTCGTCGTTCCCCCGGCGCATTCGTGGGCAGAGCGCGCCTCGATCGAGCCGCAGGATCTGCCGCAGGCGGATTTCATCGTTCGTGAGGAGACCTCCGGCACGCGCCGCGCCGTCGCCCAGGCCTTCACCAATGTCGGCATGAATCCGGACGACTTGAATGTGATCATGACCCTGGGGACTTCTCAGGCAATATCGATCGCGGTGCAGGAGGGGATCGGCGTGGCTTTCCTCACCCGCATGGCGGCCGACGATGCCGTCCGGCGCGGCGACATCGTTCAGGTTCAGGTGAATGGAATGGAAATCTCTCAAGACGTTTGGGTCGGTCGCAACGTCCATCATCCCGCCACGCGGGCGCAAAATGCATTTTGGGAATTTGTCAACGATCCGGAGAACGAATTATTGATCAACCTGCGCAGAGGTGGTGAGGTGGGACAGACACTATGTGTGGTTGCCGATGACGCGGAGGAAGAATGA